The Medicago truncatula cultivar Jemalong A17 chromosome 4, MtrunA17r5.0-ANR, whole genome shotgun sequence genome includes a region encoding these proteins:
- the LOC25493439 gene encoding uncharacterized protein has translation MTTTTTSNVVLKLPNLSHNTVSVSVSVSVGFLCPKPLHLSSLHSNFRTKLKLPSFSISRPTHFKVSQNSITTTEESLSNDLLIVGPGVLGRLVAQKWRHEIPGCEVYGQTMTTDHHNELIQMGINPSLKWTEATHKFPNVLYCAPPSRTKDYADNVRLAALSWNGGGSFIFTSSSAPYDCNDNGPCDEDTPSVPIGRSPRVDILLNAENVVLEFGGCVLRLAGLYKADRGAHNYYLEKGIVDSRPDHILNLIHYEDAASLLVAILKKKIRKQIFLGCDNHPLSRQEMMDLVNRSGKFSKKFDKFNVTDGPLGKRLNNTRTRQEVGWEPQYPSFAHFLASM, from the exons atgacaacaacaacaacatcaaatgttGTTCTCAAGCTTCCAAATTTATCACATAACACTGTCTCTGTCTCTGTCTCTGTCTCTGTCGGGTTCCTCTGTCCTAAGCCCCTTCATCTGTCATCGCTTCATTCCAATTTCAGAACCAAACTAAAGTTGCCATCTTTTTCCATTTCTAGACCAACCCATTTCAAGGTTTCACAAAATTCAATCACAACCACTGAAGAATCACTCTCTAATGACTTGCTCATTGTGGGTCCCGGTGTTCTTGGTCGCTTGGTAGCTCAAAAATGGCGACAT GAAATTCCGGGTTGTGAAGTTTATGGACAGACAATGACCACTGATCATCACAATGAGTTGATTCAAATGGGTATTAATCCATCTTTGAAATGGACTGAAGCTACTCACAAATTTCCAAATGTCTTATATTGTGCTCCACCTTCCCGAACCAAAGACTATGCTGATAATGTTAG GCTAGCTGCATTAAGCTGGAATGGTGGAGGTTCTTTCATATTTACTTCAAGTAGTGCTCCATATGATTGTAATGATAATGGACCGTGTGATGAG gaTACTCCATCTGTACCAATTGGAAGAAGCCCCAGGGTTGACATCCTTCTAAATGCTGAAAATGTGGTACTCGAGTTTGGCGGTTGTGTTCTAAGATTGGCAGGGCTTTAT AAAGCAGATAGAGGTGCACACAATTATTACTTAGAAAAAGGCATTGTTGATAGTCGTCCTGATCACATCCTGAATCTTATACATTATGAG GATGCAGCCTCCCTCTTAGTTGCaatcttgaagaaaaaaatccgTAAACAGATTTTCCTGGGTTGTGATAATCATCCTCTGTCTAG ACAAGAAATGATGGATCTGGTTAATAGAAGTGGTAAATTCAGTAAAAAGTTTGATAAGTTCAATG TGACTGATGGCCCTCTTGGTAAGAGATTAAACAACACAAGAACTCGACAGGAAGTCGGCTGGGAGCCTCAGTACCCTAGTTTTGCTCATTTTCTCGCGAGCATGTGA